GGCGCAGCACCTCACGTACGGTGGGGTTGCCGTCCAGCTTGTTGCGCAGCACCACGATGTTGATGAAGAAGCCGATCAGCCCGTCGAGTTCGGGTTCGGTGCGCCCGGCGACCGGGGTGCCCAGCGGGATGTCGGTGCCCTCACCGGCCTTGTGCAGGGCGACGGCGACGGCGGCCTGCAGCAGCATGAACTCCGTGATGCCGAGTTCGCGGGTCAGCTCGGCCAGTCTGGCCCGGGTGTCGGCGTCGATGGTGAACGTCAGCGCGTCACCCTCACCGTCAGGCACCGGCGGGCGCGGGAAGTCCGGGCGCAGCCCGTTCTCCTCGGGCAGTCCGGACAGCTGCTTCACCCAGTAATCCCGCTGGGCGGCAATACTTTCGGTGTCCCCGCCGAGCAGCTCGGCCTGCCAGGCGGCGTAGTCGGCGTACTGCACGGGCAGCGGCTCGAACTCCGGTGCCTGCCCGCGGCAGCGGGCCCGGTAGGCGGCCAGGATGTCGGTGAACAGCACCCCGGCCGACCAGTGGTCGGCGGCGATGTGGTGCACCACCAGGGACAGCACGTGGGTGTCCCCGGTACTGAGCACGGCGGCCCGGATCGGCCGGTCGTTCTCCAGGTCGAAGCAGTAGCGGCGTTCGGCGGTCAGCTCGGCCTGCAGCCACTCCTCGCCCACCCCACGGGCCCGGCGCACCGGGACGGCGGTCGCCGGGTGCACGATCTGATAGGGCGCGCCGTCGATCTCCCGGTAGGTGGTGCGCAGGATCTCGTGCCGGGCCACCACATCGGAGATGGCGGCGACGAACGCCTCCGGGTTGTTCGGGCCGCTCAGTCGGGCCGCGAACGGGATGTTGTTCACCGGGTTGGGTCCGTCGATGCGGAATTGGAACCACTGCCGCAGTTGGGCGGCCGACATCTGCAGCGGCCCGCCGCGTTCGACGGGCACCATGGCCGGGCGGTCCGAACGCCCGCCGGCTGCGGTGATCTCGTCGATGTGCGCGGCGATCCCGCTGACCGTACCCAGCTCGAAGATCTCCTGCACGCCGATGTCGACGCGGCAGCGTGAGCGCACCGCGGCCACCAGTTTGGTGGCCAGCAGCGAGTGCCCTCCGAGTTCGAAGAAGGAGTCGTCGGCACCGACCGTGTCGCGGCCGAGCAGGTCGCCGAACAGTTCGGCGATCACCCGTTCGGTGTCGGTGCCGGGTTCGCGGTATTCGGTGTCGACCGCGATCTCGGGTTCCGGTAGGGCGTTGCGGTCGATCTTGCCGTGCGCGGTGATCGGGATCTCGTCGATGGCCACGTAGGCGGCCGGGATCATGTAGTCGGGCAGGGCCGCGGCGACGCGGGCCCGGATCCGGTCGATCTCGACGATGCCGTTCTCACCGGCCGGGGTGATGTAGCCGACCAGGCTCTTGCCCAGCCCCGGCACATCGCTGACCACCACGACGGCCTGACCGACCGACGGGTCGACCGAGATCGCGGCGGCCACCTCGCCGAGTTCGATCCGGAAGCCCCGGATCTTCACCTGCTCGTCGGCGCGGCCGACGAATTCGATGTCCCCGTCCGCATTTCGGCGGGCCAGGTCGCCGGAGCGGTACATCCGACGCCCCGGGTTGAACGGATCGGCGACGAACCGCTCGGCGGTCAGGGCCGGCCGGTCGTGGTATCCGTGCGCGACGTGTGTTCCGCCGATGTAGATCTCGCCGATCACACCGACCGGCACCGGCTGCAGGTAGTCGTCGAGCAGGTGGATGCTGGTGTTGATCTTCGGGGTGCCGATCGGCACGATGCGCGAACCCTGCTTGCCCTCGACCTTGTAGCGGCTGCAGTTGAGCACCGTCTCGGTCGGCCCGTAGAAGTTGTGCAGCAGGGAGTCGAACATGGCGTGGAACTTGTCGGCGACCTCACCGGGCAGCGCCTCGCCGCCGATCGGGACGCGCTGCAGGGTGCGCCATTCGTCGACCCCGGGCAGCGACAGGAACAGGCCGAGCAGCGACGGGACGAAGTGCATCGAGGTGACGCCCTCGTTGCGCAGCAGGTCGGTCAGATAGCCGATGTCGGTGAGCCCGTCCGGTTTCGGGATGACCAACCGGGCCCCGGCGGCCAGCATGCCGAAGATCTCGCCGATCGAGACGTCGAAGCCCTGCGAGGCCACCTGCAGCAGTCGGTCGGAGTCGGAGACCTCGTACTCCGGCCCGAACCAGGCGAAGTACTCGGCGATCGGCCGGTGCGGCACCGGAACGCCCTTGGGCAGCCCGGTGGAACCGGAGGTGTAGATCAGATAGGCGGTGTTCTCCGGCAGCAGGGGGCGCAGCCGGTCGGCATCGGTGGGGTCGGTGCCGGGGTGCTCGTCCAGGTCGGTGGGCAGCGCGCGCAGCACGACCTCGGGGTCGGAGTCGGACAGGATGTAGGACAGCCGGTCCTCGGGGTAGGTCGGGTCGATGGGTAGGTACACCGCACCGGCCTTCACGATGCCCAGGGCGGTGATGACCAGTTCCGGAGATTTGTCCATCAGCACCGCGACCCGGTCCTCGGTGCCGATACCCTGTGCGATCAGCTTGTGCGCCAACCGGTTCGCGGTCTCATTGATCTCGCGGTAGCTGTAGTGGCGGCCCTCGTACACGACGGCGGTGACGTCGGGGGTCTCGGCGGCTTGGGCCTCGACCAGCGCGGTCAGCGTGGTGGCCGGGGTCTCGAACCGCTCGCCGTGCGAGACCGCGCGCAGCCACTCGGCGTCCTCGGCGGAGAGGATGTCCAGCCGGGCCAGCGGGCGCTCCGGATCGGCCAGCGCGTGCTCCAGCAGCACCTCAAACGATGTGAGCATCCGGGCGGCCAGATCGGCGTCGATGATCTCGGTGAGGTGTTCGGCTTCCACCACCGCGTCGACGCCGTCCCACTCCACCATGAAGCCCAGCGGCAGCTGGGTGACGTTGCCGCGCAGCTCGCCACGGGCACACGTCACACCCTCGGGCCGGAAGCCGCCGCCGTCGGGTTCGCGGAAGCCGAAACTCACCCGGGTCATCCGCTCGGCGCCGTGCCGACGGTCCGGGTTCAGTTCGCGCACCACCCGATCCAGGTTGATGCGTTGATGGGCGAAGGCGCCCAGCGCGGTGTCGCGGGTGGCCAGTACCGTCTCCCGGAAGCCGGCCGCGGCCTGCGGGCGCAGCCGCATCGCCACGGTGTTGCCGTAGTACCCGAGGGCGTCATCGGATCCGCGGTTGAGCACCGGACTGGCGACCAGGAAGTCGTCGGTGTGGGTGTAGCGGTTGATCAGCACACCGAATGCGGCCAGCAGCACCATGTACGGGGTGGCGCCGGTCTCCTGCGCCAGCGCCGACACCTTGGCCACCGTCTCCGGTCGCAGTGCCAGCGATGTCCGCTGGGATTTGAACGCGGTCGGGATGGCCGAGCCGGTCGGTCCCGGGAGTTCCAGCGGCTCGGGCGGATCGGTCATCACCGTGCGCCAGTGCGCCAGGTCTTCGTCGGTGGTGTCGGCGGGCAGCGCCGGGGGCCGCGGGGTGGGGCCGAGGTCGGTGCCGCCGTAGGCCCGGGTGAGGTCGTCGAAGAAGATCCGCCAGCAGCCGTCGTCCCAGGCGATGTGGTGCGCGACCAGCAACATCATGTGCTCGTCGGCGGCCAGCCGCACCAGGGTGATGCGCAGCGGCGAATCGGTGCTCAGGTCGAAGCTCCGCCCGAACTCGCGCTGCGCCAACACCTCCAGGCGGAGCCCACGGGCCCGCTCGGACATCTCCGAGAGGTCGTGGAAGGCCCAGGACGGGCGCAGGTCGTCGTGCACGACGGCCTGCGGCTCACCGTTCTCGTCGGCGGTGTAGGTGGTGCGCAGCAACGGGTGCCGGCGGCCCACCGCATCGAGCGCGGTCTGCAGGCGGTCGGCGTCCAGCGCACCGGTGAGCCGGTAGGACAGGCTGATGTTGAGCAGCACCCCGGTCGGGTCGAAGGCCTGCACGAACCACATCCGGCGCTGCCCGTCGGACAGTGCGTTCTCGTCGGCCTGTTCGGCGGCTGCCGCGGCCAGGCCGCGTTCGGCGAGCTTGCGGCGCATCAGTTCCAGGCGTGCCTCGGCCCCCGACCTGGCGCCGGCGGTCGTCGATGCGTCTACGGTGTCAGTCACGGAGGCGTGCCTTCTTCTCTGGTTGTTCCAGGAGCTCGATCACCTCGGCGACGGTCGCGCCGCCGAGGATGGTCGCCAGTGGCACATTGGCCCCGGCCGCCTTCTTGAGCTTCTTGCGTAGGTCGAGCGCCAACAGCGAGTCGACGCCCAGATCGAGCAGTGACGCGGACGGCTCCAGTGCCGTGTCCGCGGGGAGGTTGAGGACCGCGCCGAGGGCCACCCGCAGCACTCCCGCGGCGTCCAGCCCGTCCAGGGACGGCTCGGGTGCTGCCGCAGCCTCGTGCGCGGGGCCGCTGGGGGTGTTGCCCAGGAAGAGCTGCAGCCGCTCCGGGTCGGCGGTGAACACCAGCGGGTCGGCGGTGAAGTCGCGCAGGCAGGCGTCCACGGCGCGCTCCGGCGCCATGGCCCGCAGCCCGGACCGTTCGACCCGGGCCACCTCGTCGGCGTCGATGATGCCGGTCTGCCCGGGCAGGCCCGGCCACAGCCCCCACCGCACCGAGGTGCACCGTCGGCCGTCGGAGCGCAGCTGGACCGCCATGGTGTCCAGCAGCCGGTTGGCGGCCGCGTAGGCGGTGTGCCCGCTGCCGCCCCAGAGCCCGGATACCGAGGAGCACAGCACGATGCGTGCGTCCTCGCGCAGCGGCCAGTGCCGGGTGACGGTGGCCAGCCCCGCCACCTTGGCCGCGACGGTGTCGGTGAAGGTCCGCCCGGTCAGTTCTCGGTGCCCGACGATGGCGGCGGTACCCGCGGCGTGGATGACCAATGAGGCTCCGCGTCCGCCGAACTCGGCGGCGGCCGCCGTCACCGCCGCCGGATCGGTGATATCGCAGGGCGGGGCCAGCACCTCCACACCGGACACCTCACGCTGCGGATCGGCACCGGACCGGCCGAGCAGCACGATCCGGCGGGCCCCGCGCGCGGCGAGCTGGTGCACGAAGTGGGTGCCCACCGCTCCGCTCCCGCCGGTGATCACCACCTCGTCGAGAACCGTTGATGACCAAGCGGGTTGGGGCAGCCGGTCGTCGACAGTGGTGCGGCCATAGAGCGCCGGTCCGGATTCGGTGTGCCGCAGCGCGAGTTCACCGGCCGGGCCGCGCAGCGCGTCGGCGGTCTGCGCCGCGGCCGCCGCCCCGAGGTCCCAGGACGGCAGATCCAGGTGCCCGAAGGCCTGGTCGGGGTGCTCCAACCCGATGCTGCGGTGCATGGCCGCCAGCGCCGCCTGGGCGGGCAGCGGTCCGGGTTCGCCGGGGCGCACCTGTTCGCCGCCGACGGTGATGAGCCAGACGTCGCGGCACAGCGGGCCGATGGCGTCGGGGTAGTCCAGCAGGCCGGTCTCGATGCGCGCGGCGAGCTCGTGGGCCGCGGTGACCGCATCGAGATGGTCGAGGACCGGCGCCAGCACCACGAGCAGGTCCGCGTCATCCGGGCCGGTGAGGTTCAGGTGCGCGCCCAGGGGCCCGGCGATCCGGTCGCCCTCGCCGAGATCGATCACCGCGGCGCGACGGGGCCCGCCCCGCCCGGGGGTCACCGGCTCCCAGCGTTCGGTCATCACCTTCAGCCCCGGCACCGGTGGCAGGGGTTCGGCCGCGGCCCAGTGGTGCTGGGCACGCATCGGCGCGAACGGGAAGTCGGACAACAGGTTCGAGTCGGCGCCGAGCGTGTCGGTCCGTCCGAAGCCGGGGTCGGCGACGGCCACGGCGGCCAGGTTGGCGCTCAGCCGCTCCACGATCGGCTCGTCGCGGCGGCCCGAGCCCACCATCAGTGGCGGATCGGGCATGTCGTCGAGCACATCGGCCATGGCGTAGAGCAGCGCCGGATGCGCGGAGAGTTCGACGAAGGCGTCCGCTCCGGCGGCGGTGGCGGCGCGCACGGCGTCGCCGAAGCGGACGGTGCTGCGCAGGTTGGTGTACCAGTAGTCGGCGAAGTCGGTGCCCGCCGGCACCGGCTGCGCGGTGGCCGACCCGATGAACACGATGTCCGCCGCACCGAAGACACCTGGGGGAAGCAACGATTCGAGTTCGGCGCGCTTGGAGTCCAGCTTGGTGGTGTGGGCCGGGAACCACATCTCGATTTCTTTGGCGAACCGGCCGGCCTCGTTGGTCCGGCGCACCAGTGTCGCGATGGCATCGGTGTCGCCGGAGACGGCGACCGAGGACGTCGAGTTCACCACCGAGAGTTCCGCCCAGCCGGGTGTTTCGGCGATCGCCCGCTCGGCCTGGGCGGGATCGATTCCGAGTACCGCCACCCGGTACGGACCGGTCAGCCCGTCCAGCAGGGTGGCCCGCGCGGCCACCACCCCGACGGCCTCCTGCAGCGTGATGGCGCCGGCGATGTGGGCGGCACCGATCTCACCGAGACTGTGTCCCACGGTGATATCCGGGGTCACACCGCAGGACTGCCACACCCGGGCCAGGGCCACCCCGTGCACGAACTGCGCACCCTGGATCTGGAGCTGGGAGAAGTCATTGGTCTGCGCGCCGGGTTCGGCCAGCAGATAGGACAGCGGGCACGGGTGTCCGGCGGCGGCGAACACCGCGGCGCACCGGTCTGCCTCCGCGCGGTACACCGGTAGCCGGTCGTAGGCCTGGACCCCCATGGCCGGCCACTGGCTGCCCTGTCCGGGGAAGACGAACGCGACACGCAGCGCACCCGTGCGATCCGAGCGGGTGACCAGCGGGTGGTCCTCCCCCGCGTTCAGGGCCTGCAGCGCGGCACAGAGTTCGGTGATGTCGGCGGCGCGGATCACCGCCCGGTACTTACGGACCCGCCGGGTGCGCGTCAGCGTCGCGGCCACCCGGGCCACGTCGGGGGCACCGCACAGCTGCGGCCGGCGCCGCAGGTAGCTGCGGATCGCACCGGCGTCCTGGCCGATGAGGTCCTCGGCGTGGGCGCTGAGCAGCACCGGGATCCGTCCGTCGGGCATCGGGGCGGTGGCCATCAGGCGGCATCCTGGGCGCTGTCGGGGACCGACACCACGGCGTGGGTGTTGGTGCCGCTCATCCCGAAGGCGGAGACCGCGGCGATGCGCTGCCCGTCGATCGCCGGCCAGGCGGTGAGCGTGGTGGCCAGACGCAACCCCTGCGCATCCCAGTCGATCTCACGGCTCGCCGCGTCGATGTGCAGGCTGGCGGGCACCGCGCCGCGGTGGGCGGCGATGATCACCTTGGCCAGACCGAGCGCGCCGGCGGCGGCCTGGGCGTGTCCCACATTGGATTTCACCGAACCCAGCAGCGCGCCGGTGCCGGGCGCGGTGGCGCCGTAGGTCTGGGCCAGCGCCCGTAGTTCGGTGCGGTCCCCGAGCCGGGTCGCGGTGCCGTGCCCCTCGATCATGCCGACCTGCTCGGGCCGGACACCGGCACGCTCGATGGCCCGGGCGAACAACCGCTGCTGGGCGGCGCCGCTGGGTGCGGTCAGCCCGATGGTGCGGCCGTCGGAGTTGACGGCGGTGGCCCGCAACTCGGCCAGTACCCGTCGGCCGTTGCGGATCGCCGCCGAGCGGCGTTGCAGCAGGAACATGGCGGCGCCCTCGGCCCACACGGTGCCGCTGGCGGCGGCGCTGTAGGGCCGGCAGTGCCCGTCGTCGGACAGCGCATGCTGTTTGGAGAACTCGACGAAGTAACCCGGGGTGCCCATCACGCAGACCCCGCCGGTCAGCGCCATGTCGCAGTCACCGTTGCGGATCGCCCCGGCCGCGGTGTGCAGCGCGGCCAGCGCCGACGAGCAGGAGGTGTCCACAGTGAGTGCCGGGCCGGCCAGGTCCAGCATGTACGCGATGCGCCCGGAGATCACGCCGAGTGATGTTCCGGTGATGAGATGCCCACTGTGCGTGGAATATTCGGACAGTTCCGGCCCGTACTCCAGCGCCGAGGCGCCGATGTAGCAGCCCACGTCATGGCCGGCGACCTCGTCGGGGTTGATCCCGCTGTTCTCCAGCGTGCGCCAGGCCAGTCGCAGCGCCACCCGCTGTTGCGGGTCCATCGCGTCGGCCTCCCGTGGCGAGATACCGAAGAACGACGGATCGAAACATGCTGCGTCGGAGAGAAACCCGCCCAGATCGTGGATCTGCTTGAAACCGTCGCGCCGCGACCCCTCCAGCAGGTCGGTGACCGCCCAGCCGCGGTCGGCGGGGAACGGACCGAGGGCCTCGCGCTGCCCGGACAGCAGATCCCAGAAGGAATCGGCGGAGTCGACGCCGCCCGGCGCCTCCAGCGCCATGCCGACGATCACCACCGGATCGTCGGTGCGCCCGTCCTCGACGTGCCCGTTCTCAGAGCGCATGGACCAACTCCGCCACGTCCGCGGTGTGGTCGTTGATGTAGAAGTGTCCGCCCTCGAACATCGACACGGTGAAGGCGCCGCTGGTGTGGGTTTCCCAGCGCCGCAACATGTTCTCGCTGACCCGGTGGTCGGTGTCCCCGCCCAGGGTGTGGATGTCGGCGGCGATGCGGACATCGTCGTCGCACCCGTAGCGGTTGAAGGCGGCGTAGTCGGCCCGCACCGCCATCAGCAGCAGTTCCACGAAGTCCTCGTCGGCCAGCAGTTGCGGGTCGGTGCCACCGAGATCCACCATCTCGGCGATGATCTCGCTCTCCGCCATCGGCAGGGCGGGTGCCGCCGCCACCGTCGACGGTGCCTCACTGGCCGACACCCACAACGAGCTGACCTCGATGCCCTTGCTCTCGGCGACCCGGGCGAACTCGAAGGCCACCACCGCACCCATGCAGTGCCCGAACAGCCGCAGCGGCCCCAGCGCGGCCCAGTCACCGGCGTCGAACAGGTCCGCCGCGAGCTCGCCGACGGTGTCGGGCGCCGGGTGGGTCAGCCGGTCCCCGCGCTGCGGGTACTGCATGACGTAGGCGTCCGAGCCTGCCGCGGCCAGCGCGGTGCCCAGCCCCCGGTAGGCCAGTGCCGCCCCGCCGGCGTGCGGGAACACCAGCGTCGCCGGGGCGTCCGGTGCCCCACCCGGGTACCGCTTGACCCACGGTTTGAACGTCGCGTCGGCGCTCACGTGCGGCCCGCGGTGTCGAGTTCGGAGGTCCCGTGCAGTTCGGAAACGACATCTTCGTCGTCCATCGCGGCGACCTCCAGGTACAGCTCGGCCACCAATTCCAGGCGCTGACCGTCGGATTCGCGCTCGATGAGGCGCCGGGCGATCGCGGCGACGGTGCGGGTGGCGAATACGTCGGGCACCATGATGGTGGGGGTGTCCAGCCAGTCCCGCACGTGGGCGACGAGCTGGGTCGCCATCACCGAGTCACCGCCGAGGCCGAAGAAGTCGTCGTCGACGCCGATGGGGTCCCCGCGGCCGAGCAGGTCCGACATGATCCGCGCGAGCGCGGTCTCCAGCGCGGTGGACGGCGCCCGGTAGCCGCGTTCGGCGGGCAGTCCGGCTTGTGACAGGCGCAGCGCCACGGCCACCCGGTCGATCTTGCCGCCGCCCGCGTTGTACGGGATCTTGTCGGTGGCCTCGATGATCTGCGGGATCATGTGCGCGGGCACCAGGTCCGCGAGGCCGGCCGCCACCGCGTCGGTGTCCACGTTCGGATCGTCGATGCGCACCAGCGCGCCGAGCACATCCTTGCCGCCCTCGACGGGGATCACCGCGGCGACCGCCGCGCCCACCCCGGGTAGCCGGTTCAGGGCGGCCTCGACCTCGCCGAGCTCGATGCGGTAGCCGCTGAGCTTGACCCGCTGATCGGTGCGCCCGATGAACTCCAGGGTGCCGTCGGGCCGGTACCGGGCCAGATCCCCGGTGCGGTACCAGGTGCGTCCGGCGTGTTCGACGAACTTCTCGGCGGTCAGGTCGGGGCGGCCGCGGTAGCCGCGGGCGATGCCGCGGCCGCTGAACCACAGTTCGCCGGGCACCCAGTCCGGGCAGTCCTCACCGGACGGGCTGACCACCCGGCAGGCGTTGTTCGGGAACGGCACACCGTAGGGCACCGAGGCTGCGGCGGGAACCTCGTCGTCGGGGCCGATCTCGAAGATGGTGCCGTGGATGGCCGTCTCGGTCGCCCCGCCCAGGCCGGCGAACCGCATCTGCGGCGCGCGGGCGCGCAGGGCCCGGACCATGTCGGGGCGCACCCAGTCGCCACCGGCCAGCACCACCCGCAGCGAGCTGATGTCGCCGGGCACCTCGGTGAGCATCTGCAGCCAGCCGGGCAGGAAGTTGACCACCGAGACCCGGTGCTCGGCGATGAGCCGGGCCCAGGCGTCCGGGTCGCGGCGCGCGTCCTCGTCCACCATGACGATGGCGCCACCGGCGCGCAGGGTGCCGAACACATCCGGCACCGACATGTCCGATTCCAGGTGCGACAGCGCCAGCGCCCGGTCGCTCGCACCGATCTCGAAGTGCCGGTACAGGAACTCCAGCGTGTTGAGCACGGCGTCGTGGGTCAGCTCCACACCCTTGGGTTCGCCGGTGGACCCGGAGGTGAACAGCACGTAGGCCAGATCGTCGGGTGCGACCGTGACGGGCGTGAAAGTGGTTGCGCTGGTGTCGATGTCGCGGATGCGCAGGGAGGGCACAGCGGCCTCGGCGAGCACTTCCGGGGTGTCGGCACCGCAGATCAGGGCGAACGTCACGCCACCGGTGGCCAGCATGCGGCGAGCGCGGTCGGCCGGCTGGTCCACGCCGATCGGCAGATACGCCGCGCCGGCGGTGAGGATGCCCAACAGCGCGGGGATCTGCTCGGCGCCCTTGGGTCCCAGCACCGCCACCACGTCCCCGGAGCCGACGCCGGCGTTCTGCAGGGCGGCGGCGACGGCCAGCACCCGGCCCTCGAGCTCGCCGTAACGCAGCGTGCCGGTGGAGGCGATCAGCGCGGTGGCCTCGGGGTGGGCCGCGGCATTGCGGAAGAACCCGTCGACCAGGTTGTCACCGCTCGGCGGTGCGCTGGTGCCGTTGACGGTGTCCCGGACGGCGCGCGAGGACTCGGCCGGCGCGGGCGGATCCGGCTGGTCCCAGGCCGCGTCGTCGGCGGCCAGGCGGGCCAGTTCGGCGACCTCGTAGGCGAACATCGCCTCGGGGACCCCGGGCGGGAAGGCTTCGACCCGGACATCCCAGTTGATCATCAGACCGTCGACCAGCGGGGTGGCCTGGGCGTCGATGAGCACCTGCGGGCCCTGGGAGATGGTCCACACCGGCTCGCCGAACTGGTCGGTGACGTCACCGGCGAACAGGTCGCCCAGGCCCAGTGCACTGGTGTAGACGATGGTCGCCAGCGTCTGGGTGCCGCGGTGACGGCTCATATCGCGCAGCACGTCGAGCCCGGACACCGACGAGTGCGCGGCGGTGGCGTGCAGGGTCTCCTGCACCGCGCGGGCCCGGGCCGCCGGGGTGCCGGTCCCGGCCAGGTCGATGTCGAGCATCAGCGAGGAGGTGAAGCAACCCACCAGCTTGTCGACATCCGGGTGATAGGGCTCGCGGCCGAACATCGGCAGGTTGAGCAGGAAGCGCGAACTCGTGGACCAACGGGCCAGCGCATTGGCGTAGGCGGCGGCGACCGCCATCGCCGGGGTGATGCCGCGCTTGTGCGCGTTGGCGTACAGCGCATCGCGGGTCGGTACGTCGAAGATGTGCCACAACCTGATGTTGCGCAACGGATTTGCCTGATCGTCGCGCGGAACCAGCGGCAGCGCAGGGGGTTCCGGAAGATCGGGTACCCGCTCGGCCCACCACTGCACGTCCTCCTGCGACGGCGCCGCGGTGGACGCGGTCAGCCGGGCCCGGTACTCGCGGTAGGTGTACCCGAGTTCGGGAAGTTCCGCACCGCGGTAGAGGGCGGC
This region of Mycolicibacterium diernhoferi genomic DNA includes:
- a CDS encoding non-ribosomal peptide synthetase — translated: MGVAATTSDTVRAEVAELLGIAPDELDPDADLIASGLDSIRMMSLSGRWRKQGIAVGFAALAANPTVAAWQELVAEHAPAAPAPDSGPPDGGDADPDAPFPLAPIAHAMWVGRHGEQELGGVAAHLYVEFDGVGVDAGRLQQAATKLIARHPMLRQEILPDGTQRIGDRGLPVTVYDLTDLDAEAAAERLERIRDDKSHQLLDNEVLQISLSLLAGGRTRLHVDMDMQAADAVSFRNFMADLAALYRGAELPELGYTYREYRARLTASTAAPSQEDVQWWAERVPDLPEPPALPLVPRDDQANPLRNIRLWHIFDVPTRDALYANAHKRGITPAMAVAAAYANALARWSTSSRFLLNLPMFGREPYHPDVDKLVGCFTSSLMLDIDLAGTGTPAARARAVQETLHATAAHSSVSGLDVLRDMSRHRGTQTLATIVYTSALGLGDLFAGDVTDQFGEPVWTISQGPQVLIDAQATPLVDGLMINWDVRVEAFPPGVPEAMFAYEVAELARLAADDAAWDQPDPPAPAESSRAVRDTVNGTSAPPSGDNLVDGFFRNAAAHPEATALIASTGTLRYGELEGRVLAVAAALQNAGVGSGDVVAVLGPKGAEQIPALLGILTAGAAYLPIGVDQPADRARRMLATGGVTFALICGADTPEVLAEAAVPSLRIRDIDTSATTFTPVTVAPDDLAYVLFTSGSTGEPKGVELTHDAVLNTLEFLYRHFEIGASDRALALSHLESDMSVPDVFGTLRAGGAIVMVDEDARRDPDAWARLIAEHRVSVVNFLPGWLQMLTEVPGDISSLRVVLAGGDWVRPDMVRALRARAPQMRFAGLGGATETAIHGTIFEIGPDDEVPAAASVPYGVPFPNNACRVVSPSGEDCPDWVPGELWFSGRGIARGYRGRPDLTAEKFVEHAGRTWYRTGDLARYRPDGTLEFIGRTDQRVKLSGYRIELGEVEAALNRLPGVGAAVAAVIPVEGGKDVLGALVRIDDPNVDTDAVAAGLADLVPAHMIPQIIEATDKIPYNAGGGKIDRVAVALRLSQAGLPAERGYRAPSTALETALARIMSDLLGRGDPIGVDDDFFGLGGDSVMATQLVAHVRDWLDTPTIMVPDVFATRTVAAIARRLIERESDGQRLELVAELYLEVAAMDDEDVVSELHGTSELDTAGRT